One part of the Sorangiineae bacterium MSr11954 genome encodes these proteins:
- a CDS encoding tetratricopeptide repeat protein, whose amino-acid sequence MPSHVDELARQWRRNPDEPTTIALCDAVRAEHADLILEVGTYTRDKLAASVPCLVSAARMYMRTLRLAEAQSLLVRAGKLAPREGVIYRVLGEVLLRRGDAERAEKVFERAVAFGINDSETRLWLERSRVFKPMHANAGTRAVAAEVERTAPAAAQEAYSEYDSFNETDSGLREDPTRPRGEFGPIGLVPAQPVRNVVPTYAPTRAPAHAGAAHAAPAHAAPAHAGAARLPELPLISGFGDANEATSVAPPSRGFSPRDVSAAQTWDNPTPMGLGPVAPAAPASPRGVAMDLARLPRLPSPDSSVPAPMFVDARGIPHPNASAEIPIDVELSLFNGHGLSAPAPHTAPEPAAPGAYRVAAPANPSATPPTAAELLDALALVGVFEPEAAAHTPLQWDKPKRRLRWKSALFLVFMMLAFGGGVYGTFHQVRAKRMLAHDTAERMLAQIESQLHAGKTSAFPEVEKTFGQVFDLESRSPRAALAWLQERALVGLLKGGSEIAFEDAIQRAREVKLPESSYAFAHLASSLFQGDTSGAAALLPRFDGPAEKDAYYQLFAGATLERAGSEHAVERYMAATRLDPELVAAHVALVRLLALSGDAAKAAALAKEFRAKYPDRAEGAALVALTWARDPARSEKPPPEVNEAMAVLANGADLPLPLQVVPRAIKALGALDARAPVEAKTEIENGLKAVDSPGVAVWLGNMAISLGDEQLARKAALVAVSFSAFYPPARVLAARVALLGDRLDEAQKATEGLEPSPEVALVHAAAAYEKLDTDGLDRALLALPEAARKSASLLPMVTAQEALAGRARLNDKKLLELAGADTPWSDLVAMDLALDHGDLETAKKISAPWKTAEKPPVHARAVRLSRLARYDGRLDEADEASRTALAGGTTTARGLFERVLVLVARGKASEVGPLLAKQGQILGPMATWLSAYAVASANKLDDARGRTASLDPPPELAPLPSRIAAALALGTMKDARRGYAYIKALYDLGVVDPDTTAAGAPLGMRPPQVWRK is encoded by the coding sequence ATGCCGAGTCACGTGGACGAGCTCGCGCGTCAGTGGAGGCGCAACCCGGATGAACCCACGACGATCGCCCTGTGCGATGCCGTTCGGGCCGAGCACGCGGATCTCATTCTAGAAGTCGGGACATACACGCGCGACAAGCTCGCGGCGAGCGTGCCCTGTTTGGTGTCCGCGGCGCGCATGTACATGCGGACCTTGCGCTTGGCGGAGGCCCAGAGCCTCCTCGTGCGCGCGGGAAAGCTGGCGCCGCGCGAAGGTGTCATCTACCGCGTGCTCGGAGAGGTCCTGCTTCGGCGGGGCGACGCCGAGCGGGCGGAAAAGGTGTTCGAGCGCGCGGTCGCCTTTGGCATCAACGACTCCGAGACCCGCCTGTGGCTCGAGCGTTCGCGCGTCTTCAAACCGATGCACGCCAACGCCGGGACGCGCGCGGTCGCCGCGGAGGTGGAGCGCACGGCGCCCGCAGCGGCCCAAGAGGCCTACTCCGAGTACGACTCGTTCAACGAGACCGACAGCGGTCTGCGCGAGGATCCCACCCGCCCCCGCGGCGAGTTCGGCCCGATCGGGTTGGTACCAGCACAACCCGTACGCAACGTCGTCCCCACCTACGCGCCAACCCGCGCCCCCGCACACGCCGGCGCCGCGCACGCCGCCCCAGCGCACGCCGCCCCCGCGCACGCCGGCGCCGCGCGGCTACCGGAGCTCCCGCTCATCTCGGGGTTCGGCGACGCGAACGAGGCCACCTCGGTGGCGCCGCCCTCGCGCGGCTTTTCACCGCGCGACGTGAGCGCCGCGCAAACCTGGGACAACCCCACGCCCATGGGGCTCGGCCCCGTTGCCCCCGCAGCGCCGGCCTCGCCGCGCGGGGTGGCGATGGATCTCGCGCGCCTTCCGCGCCTCCCCAGCCCGGACTCCAGCGTGCCCGCGCCCATGTTCGTGGATGCGCGCGGCATACCGCACCCCAACGCCAGCGCCGAGATCCCCATCGACGTCGAGCTCTCGCTCTTCAATGGGCACGGCCTCTCCGCGCCCGCTCCCCATACGGCGCCGGAGCCTGCTGCACCTGGAGCCTATCGGGTCGCGGCGCCGGCGAATCCGTCCGCCACGCCTCCAACGGCGGCCGAGCTGCTCGACGCGCTGGCCCTCGTCGGTGTGTTCGAGCCGGAAGCGGCGGCGCATACGCCGCTGCAATGGGACAAGCCGAAACGGCGGCTGCGCTGGAAGAGCGCGCTCTTTTTGGTGTTCATGATGCTCGCGTTCGGAGGGGGCGTTTACGGGACCTTCCACCAGGTTCGCGCGAAGCGCATGCTGGCGCACGACACGGCCGAGCGGATGCTCGCGCAGATCGAGTCGCAGCTGCACGCGGGAAAGACGTCGGCCTTTCCGGAGGTCGAGAAGACGTTCGGGCAGGTCTTCGATCTCGAGTCGCGCTCGCCGCGGGCCGCGCTCGCGTGGTTGCAGGAACGCGCGCTGGTCGGCTTGCTCAAGGGCGGGAGCGAAATCGCCTTCGAGGACGCGATCCAGCGCGCCCGCGAGGTGAAGCTCCCGGAGTCCTCGTACGCGTTCGCCCACCTCGCCTCGTCGCTCTTCCAAGGGGACACGAGCGGCGCCGCCGCGCTCCTGCCGCGCTTCGATGGTCCGGCGGAGAAAGATGCATATTACCAGCTTTTCGCCGGCGCCACCCTCGAGCGGGCCGGCAGCGAGCACGCGGTCGAGCGGTACATGGCCGCCACCCGGCTCGATCCGGAGCTCGTGGCGGCGCACGTCGCGCTGGTGCGCCTCCTGGCGCTCTCGGGCGACGCGGCGAAGGCCGCCGCGCTGGCCAAGGAGTTCCGTGCAAAGTACCCGGATCGCGCGGAGGGCGCGGCGCTCGTGGCCCTCACGTGGGCGCGCGATCCTGCGCGCAGCGAGAAGCCGCCGCCGGAGGTGAACGAGGCCATGGCCGTCCTCGCGAACGGGGCGGACTTGCCCCTACCCTTGCAGGTCGTGCCGCGCGCCATCAAGGCGCTCGGTGCGCTCGATGCGCGGGCGCCGGTGGAGGCGAAGACCGAGATCGAAAACGGGCTCAAGGCGGTGGACTCGCCCGGCGTGGCCGTGTGGCTCGGAAATATGGCCATCTCCTTGGGCGACGAACAGCTCGCGCGCAAAGCCGCGCTGGTCGCCGTCTCGTTCTCGGCCTTCTACCCGCCCGCGCGCGTGCTCGCCGCGCGCGTGGCGCTGCTCGGCGATCGGCTGGACGAGGCGCAGAAGGCGACCGAAGGCTTGGAGCCCTCGCCCGAGGTGGCGCTCGTTCACGCGGCCGCCGCTTACGAGAAGCTCGACACCGACGGCTTGGATCGCGCGCTCCTGGCGTTGCCGGAGGCGGCCCGCAAATCCGCCTCGCTGCTGCCGATGGTCACCGCGCAGGAGGCCCTGGCCGGGCGCGCGCGCCTGAACGACAAGAAGCTCCTGGAGCTGGCCGGAGCCGACACGCCTTGGTCCGATCTGGTGGCGATGGATCTCGCACTCGACCACGGCGACCTCGAGACGGCCAAGAAAATTTCCGCCCCGTGGAAGACCGCCGAGAAGCCCCCGGTGCACGCCCGCGCCGTGCGGCTCTCGCGCCTCGCGCGCTACGACGGCCGCCTCGACGAGGCCGACGAGGCGAGCCGCACGGCCCTCGCCGGGGGCACCACCACGGCGCGCGGCCTCTTCGAGCGCGTGCTCGTCTTGGTCGCGCGCGGCAAGGCGAGCGAGGTGGGTCCGCTGCTCGCCAAGCAGGGGCAGATCCTCGGCCCGATGGCCACCTGGCTCAGCGCCTACGCCGTGGCCTCCGCGAACAAGCTCGACGATGCGCGCGGCCGAACCGCCTCGCTCGATCCGCCGCCGGAGCTCGCGCCGCTCCCGAGCCGCATCGCCGCCGCATTGGCGCTGGGCACCATGAAGGACGCCCGGCGCGGGTACGCGTACATCAAGGCCCTCTACGATCTCGGAGTCGTGGATCCCGATACGACCGCCGCAGGCGCGCCGCTCGGAATGCGGCCGCCGCAAGTCTGGCGCAAGTAG
- a CDS encoding ABC transporter permease, translating into MTLFQTLRVALRAIWRNRMRSFLTTLGIIIGVGAVIAMMAIGAGAKSQIERAFAAMGTNLLIVMPGTSVTGGSRGGFGSMPTLTWDDLEAIRTEAPSVKRAAAALRSTQSLVGGEQNWTTSVTGTSPEYFDIRNWPMASGVGITASDVDGGTKVVVLGQTVAEKLYGPNADPVGQTLRVGNTPFTVVGVAARKGQSASGQDYDDAAFIPYSTFARKIQGGLGKYLQGTIFIEAISGPATSRAQTEVTALLRDRHHLGEGSDDDFSIRNLAEIAGAQQQGTDTMTTLLASVAAVSLLVGGIGIMNIMLVSVTERTREIGVRMALGAKPGDILLQFLVEALSLAMAGGILGVGIGVGAATWLGAKFGWPMLVEPEVILLSAAFSAAVGIVFGSYPARRASQLDPIDALRYE; encoded by the coding sequence GTGACCCTCTTTCAGACCTTGCGGGTGGCGCTGCGCGCCATCTGGCGCAATCGCATGCGGAGCTTCTTGACCACGCTCGGCATCATCATCGGCGTGGGCGCGGTCATCGCGATGATGGCCATCGGCGCCGGCGCCAAATCGCAGATCGAGCGCGCCTTCGCCGCCATGGGCACGAACCTCCTCATCGTCATGCCGGGAACGTCGGTGACGGGAGGCTCGCGCGGTGGGTTCGGGTCGATGCCGACCCTCACCTGGGACGATCTGGAGGCGATCCGGACGGAGGCACCCAGCGTGAAGCGCGCGGCCGCGGCCTTGCGGTCGACCCAATCCTTGGTGGGCGGCGAGCAAAACTGGACGACCAGCGTGACGGGGACGAGCCCCGAGTACTTCGACATCCGAAACTGGCCGATGGCGAGCGGAGTCGGCATCACGGCCAGCGACGTCGATGGCGGAACGAAGGTCGTCGTCTTGGGGCAGACGGTGGCGGAGAAGCTGTACGGCCCGAACGCCGATCCGGTGGGGCAGACGCTGCGCGTGGGCAATACGCCCTTCACCGTGGTGGGGGTGGCGGCTCGAAAAGGGCAATCGGCGAGCGGCCAGGACTACGACGACGCGGCGTTCATTCCGTATTCGACGTTCGCGCGCAAGATCCAAGGTGGTCTCGGCAAGTACCTCCAAGGGACCATCTTCATCGAGGCCATCTCCGGCCCCGCGACCAGCCGCGCGCAGACCGAGGTGACGGCGCTCCTCCGCGATCGGCACCACCTGGGCGAGGGGAGCGACGACGACTTTTCCATCCGCAACTTGGCCGAGATCGCCGGCGCGCAGCAGCAGGGGACCGATACGATGACCACGCTGCTCGCGAGCGTGGCGGCCGTCTCCTTGCTGGTCGGGGGGATCGGCATCATGAACATCATGCTGGTGAGCGTGACCGAGCGGACCCGCGAAATTGGCGTGCGCATGGCGCTCGGCGCCAAGCCGGGGGACATTTTGCTCCAGTTCCTGGTGGAGGCGCTCTCCTTGGCGATGGCCGGAGGCATCCTCGGCGTGGGCATCGGGGTCGGTGCGGCCACGTGGCTCGGCGCCAAGTTTGGTTGGCCGATGCTCGTGGAGCCGGAAGTGATCCTGTTGTCGGCGGCCTTCAGCGCGGCGGTGGGGATCGTGTTTGGCTCGTACCCGGCGCGAAGGGCGTCGCAGCTCGATCCGATCGATGCGCTTCGCTACGAGTGA
- a CDS encoding efflux RND transporter periplasmic adaptor subunit, translated as MKQLKKIVYGVVVLLLVSSAAIAGWRYRASHQEPPIVYKTAKAEKRHIVGKVTASGTLAATVTVQVGTQVSGRIKELFADFNSPVKRGQLVAKIDPLLFEAAVEQANANYLSAQADLNRSKASALDAERQLARTKALRDSELASQKDLETAETTAAVARASVGVSEAGLAQARAQLNQAKVNLSYTNIVSPIDGTVISRNVDVGQTVAASLQAPVIFTIAEDLRKMKVDTNVAESDVGGLSPNMDVYFTVDAYPGQRFKGKIGQIRNAAQTVQNVVTYDAVIEVDNTDLKLRPGMTANTTIVYAQRHDALAVSNAALRFRPPAPPGAPAETTASGPRGPRGRGAKSEGAQGQGAQGEKTVWVLRNGNATSLQVQVGLSDGSYTEVTGGELASGDEAIVDATLTEKAAASPPAASGLPRGGRLF; from the coding sequence ATGAAACAGCTCAAAAAGATCGTCTATGGGGTGGTGGTGCTCCTTTTGGTGAGCAGCGCGGCCATCGCCGGATGGCGCTACCGCGCGTCGCACCAAGAGCCGCCCATCGTGTACAAAACGGCCAAGGCCGAGAAGCGCCACATCGTGGGGAAGGTGACGGCCAGCGGCACGTTGGCGGCCACGGTGACCGTGCAGGTGGGCACCCAGGTGTCGGGCCGCATCAAAGAGCTCTTCGCCGATTTCAATTCACCGGTGAAAAGAGGCCAGCTGGTCGCCAAGATCGATCCGCTCCTGTTCGAGGCGGCGGTGGAGCAGGCGAATGCCAATTATCTCTCGGCCCAAGCCGATTTGAACCGGTCGAAGGCCAGCGCCCTCGACGCCGAGCGCCAGCTGGCCCGCACCAAGGCGCTGCGCGACTCGGAGCTGGCGTCGCAGAAGGATCTGGAGACGGCGGAGACGACGGCGGCGGTGGCGCGCGCGTCGGTGGGGGTGTCGGAGGCGGGGCTCGCCCAGGCGCGCGCGCAGCTGAATCAGGCCAAGGTGAACCTGTCGTACACGAACATCGTCTCGCCCATCGATGGAACGGTGATCTCGCGCAATGTCGACGTGGGGCAGACGGTGGCCGCGTCGCTGCAAGCCCCGGTGATCTTCACCATCGCCGAGGATCTCCGGAAGATGAAGGTCGACACCAATGTGGCCGAGAGCGACGTGGGCGGCCTCTCGCCGAACATGGATGTGTACTTCACGGTCGACGCCTATCCGGGCCAGCGGTTCAAGGGGAAGATCGGCCAAATCCGCAACGCCGCCCAAACGGTGCAGAACGTGGTCACGTACGACGCGGTGATCGAGGTGGACAACACCGATCTGAAGCTGCGCCCCGGGATGACGGCCAATACGACCATCGTCTATGCCCAGCGCCACGATGCGCTCGCCGTCTCCAACGCGGCCCTTCGGTTTCGCCCGCCCGCTCCGCCGGGCGCACCCGCCGAGACGACCGCGTCCGGCCCCCGCGGCCCGCGCGGGCGAGGCGCCAAATCGGAGGGCGCGCAAGGGCAGGGCGCGCAAGGGGAGAAGACGGTGTGGGTGCTGCGAAATGGAAACGCCACGTCGTTGCAAGTGCAAGTCGGTTTGAGCGACGGTTCGTACACGGAGGTGACGGGCGGCGAGCTCGCGTCGGGCGACGAGGCCATCGTGGACGCCACGCTCACGGAGAAGGCCGCGGCCAGCCCGCCGGCCGCGAGCGGCCTTCCGCGCGGGGGGCGCCTGTTCTGA
- a CDS encoding ABC transporter ATP-binding protein translates to MTAAPSRDQADEGLIELTNVSKVYQTGGDVEVRALDGVSLSIAPGEFVAVMGSSGSGKSTLMNILGCLDRPTAGTYRLAAREVSKMSKVELAEVRSHVLGFVFQNFNLLARTSALENVELPLLYQRVRSADRHRRAKRALERVGLGARLDHHPNQLSGGQQQRVAIARALVAEPKVILADEPTGNLDSRTSVEVMALFQELGRSGITIALVTHEPDIAEYASRVVVVRDGHILSDTRQAPKMAVGGEG, encoded by the coding sequence ATGACCGCCGCGCCGAGCCGAGACCAGGCGGACGAAGGGCTCATCGAGCTGACGAACGTGAGCAAGGTGTACCAAACGGGCGGCGACGTGGAGGTGCGCGCGCTCGACGGCGTATCGCTGAGCATCGCGCCCGGCGAGTTCGTGGCGGTGATGGGGTCGTCCGGATCGGGGAAGTCGACCTTGATGAACATCCTGGGGTGCCTGGATCGCCCCACCGCGGGCACGTACCGGCTGGCGGCGCGCGAGGTGTCGAAGATGAGCAAGGTGGAGCTGGCCGAGGTTCGGAGCCATGTGCTCGGCTTCGTCTTTCAGAACTTCAACTTGCTGGCGCGCACCAGCGCGCTCGAGAACGTGGAGCTGCCGCTCCTCTACCAGCGCGTTCGCTCGGCCGATCGCCATCGCCGGGCCAAGCGGGCGCTCGAGCGGGTGGGGCTCGGCGCGCGGCTCGACCATCACCCCAATCAGCTCTCGGGCGGGCAGCAGCAGCGGGTGGCCATCGCGCGCGCGTTGGTGGCGGAGCCCAAGGTGATTTTGGCCGACGAGCCCACCGGGAACTTGGATTCGCGGACCAGCGTGGAGGTGATGGCGCTCTTTCAGGAGCTCGGGCGCTCGGGGATCACGATCGCGCTGGTCACGCACGAGCCGGACATCGCGGAGTACGCGTCGCGCGTGGTGGTGGTGCGCGATGGCCATATCCTCTCCGATACGCGGCAGGCGCCGAAGATGGCGGTGGGAGGCGAAGGGTGA